One genomic region from Campylobacter sp. RM5004 encodes:
- a CDS encoding proton-conducting transporter membrane subunit: MQLDLNVSLILSELILIVIACFILVASLFYKFDLRALKGLSILALILALVCKISTDSYMQSFFGLFIYDDLAKYSSILIYLSAIYFLLANKRADEGEFFALFLMMISCLSFMVSTNNLIVAFITLEGSSLALYSLIAFKKKAIDGALKYFNYGMLGSAFFAMGSAMYYFDSASLELKTLQVVSTAGVLSFVMVGLTILFKLSIAPLHMWLKDVYVKADSSLAGFISIVPKIAMMVFAFRFISSFDNFFNVSEIVLIIACISMLFASVMSLKQDNAKLMLVYSSVSHSSFAYSTLAFVDLSASMFLYYFLTFAFVNIALFMFLGAFKDSSYDNLQGVFKKYPLLGICIVILLLNLAALPPFGVFFAKVGVINIALHVNIYAAICMAVSSIIMLFAYLRFIKAIFADKEIGFLYFNNAQKIAFVLAVIASFVASLGLDYIS, encoded by the coding sequence ATGCAACTAGATTTAAATGTATCACTGATTTTATCAGAGCTTATATTAATAGTTATTGCGTGTTTTATACTAGTAGCTAGTTTATTTTATAAATTTGATTTAAGAGCCTTAAAAGGACTTAGTATTTTAGCTCTTATCTTAGCTCTTGTTTGTAAAATAAGCACTGATTCTTATATGCAAAGTTTTTTTGGATTGTTTATATATGATGATTTAGCAAAATATTCAAGTATTTTGATTTATTTATCGGCTATTTATTTCTTACTTGCAAACAAAAGAGCAGATGAAGGCGAGTTTTTTGCATTATTTTTAATGATGATTTCATGCCTTAGTTTTATGGTTAGCACAAATAATTTAATCGTAGCGTTTATAACTCTTGAAGGTTCATCTTTAGCTCTTTATAGCTTAATAGCATTTAAGAAAAAAGCAATAGATGGAGCTTTAAAATATTTTAATTACGGAATGCTAGGCTCAGCATTTTTTGCTATGGGTTCTGCTATGTATTACTTTGATAGTGCAAGTTTAGAATTAAAAACATTACAAGTTGTTAGCACAGCAGGTGTTTTATCATTCGTAATGGTAGGTCTTACAATTTTATTTAAATTATCAATCGCTCCACTTCATATGTGGCTTAAAGATGTTTATGTAAAGGCTGATTCAAGTTTAGCTGGATTTATTTCAATTGTTCCAAAAATTGCAATGATGGTATTTGCATTTAGATTTATTAGTTCTTTTGATAATTTCTTTAATGTAAGTGAAATTGTTTTAATCATTGCTTGTATTTCTATGCTATTTGCTAGTGTTATGTCGCTAAAGCAAGATAATGCTAAATTAATGCTTGTATATAGTTCTGTTTCGCATTCATCTTTTGCTTATTCAACTTTAGCTTTTGTTGATTTATCAGCTAGTATGTTTTTATATTATTTCTTAACTTTTGCTTTTGTAAATATTGCTTTATTTATGTTTTTAGGAGCATTTAAAGATAGTTCTTATGATAATTTACAAGGCGTATTTAAAAAATATCCATTACTTGGAATTTGTATTGTGATTTTACTGCTTAACTTAGCAGCGCTTCCGCCATTTGGAGTATTCTTTGCTAAAGTAGGAGTTATTAATATCGCACTTCATGTAAATATTTATGCAGCTATTTGTATGGCTGTTAGTTCAATTATTATGCTATTTGCTTATTTAAGATTTATAAAAGCTATTTTTGCTGATAAAGAAATAGGATTTTTATATTTTAATAACGCACAAAAAATAGCATTTGTGTTAGCAGTTATTGCTTCATTTGTAGCAAGCTTAGGTTTAGATTATATTAGCTGA